The Chloroflexota bacterium genome contains a region encoding:
- a CDS encoding efflux RND transporter periplasmic adaptor subunit — protein sequence MKRRTLIIVSVVVVGLIVVGALVWQNFNSRPTASAASVQTSQVRRGTLVATISAAGNVSAINEVALPFQTSGRVASVPVQVGDAVKAGQVLMQLDTTDLELALKTTQTSLASTQASYDQTKADLDYALRNTQSALTTAKANLDAAKAKNDQNPNSLIIAKASLDKATVTLQQAQANYNRIAWRGDVSATSEAATLQTATIDYQTALANYKVTEATINDSAYKSAQEQYSNAQISLEQAQKNLDTKMRSAQAQLDNAKVSVEQAKRNLDKAFVYAPFDGVVSVVNFKKGDTAGTTTAVTVVDTSRLQIKVSVAEVDLPKVKVGASSQVNLDALPGKNYQAKVTTVGPVGTVTQGVVNYPVTLEVTNVDKSVSPGMTANLTIVVESRENVLYVPLRAVRTQGTQKSVTVQYKGQSIAVSVTTGLTNDQAVELLSGELQEGDVVVINQTTTRQTTNIPGGGPGIPFIGR from the coding sequence ATGAAACGACGAACTCTGATTATCGTCAGCGTAGTGGTCGTCGGACTGATCGTCGTTGGCGCGCTCGTTTGGCAGAATTTCAATTCGCGCCCGACCGCAAGCGCCGCCAGCGTTCAAACCAGCCAGGTTCGACGCGGCACGCTCGTAGCCACGATCAGCGCGGCGGGCAACGTTTCGGCGATCAATGAAGTCGCGCTGCCGTTTCAAACGAGTGGACGCGTGGCGAGTGTGCCGGTGCAGGTGGGCGATGCGGTCAAAGCCGGTCAGGTATTGATGCAATTGGACACGACCGATCTGGAGCTTGCGCTCAAGACCACGCAAACGAGTCTCGCCAGCACGCAAGCCAGTTACGATCAAACCAAAGCCGATTTGGATTATGCGCTCCGCAACACGCAATCCGCGCTGACCACGGCGAAAGCAAACCTGGACGCCGCGAAAGCCAAGAACGATCAGAATCCCAATTCGCTCATCATCGCGAAAGCGAGTTTAGATAAAGCGACAGTCACGCTGCAACAGGCCCAAGCCAACTACAATCGCATCGCGTGGCGCGGCGATGTGAGCGCTACCTCCGAAGCCGCGACGTTGCAAACCGCGACGATTGATTATCAAACCGCGCTCGCAAACTACAAAGTCACCGAAGCGACGATCAACGATTCCGCGTACAAGTCGGCGCAAGAGCAATACTCCAACGCGCAGATTTCCCTCGAACAAGCGCAAAAAAATCTCGATACGAAAATGCGTAGCGCGCAAGCGCAACTCGATAACGCCAAAGTGTCGGTCGAGCAAGCGAAACGCAATTTGGATAAAGCATTTGTCTACGCGCCGTTCGACGGCGTGGTCTCGGTCGTGAATTTCAAAAAAGGCGATACCGCCGGTACGACCACGGCGGTTACGGTCGTGGACACGTCGCGTTTGCAGATCAAGGTCTCCGTCGCCGAAGTGGATTTGCCCAAAGTCAAAGTGGGCGCAAGTTCGCAGGTGAATCTCGACGCGCTGCCCGGTAAAAATTACCAAGCCAAAGTCACAACGGTCGGTCCGGTCGGCACCGTGACCCAGGGTGTCGTCAACTATCCGGTCACGCTCGAAGTCACGAACGTAGACAAGTCGGTGAGTCCTGGGATGACCGCGAACCTGACCATCGTCGTGGAAAGTCGCGAGAATGTTTTGTACGTGCCTCTGCGCGCGGTACGAACGCAAGGCACACAGAAATCGGTGACGGTCCAGTACAAAGGACAATCTATTGCGGTGTCGGTCACGACCGGTTTGACGAACGACCAAGCCGTCGAACTTCTGAGCGGCGAATTGCAGGAGGGCGATGTCGTCGTCATCAATCAGACGACGACGCGACAAACCACCAACATTCCGGGTGGCGGACCCGGCATTCCATTTATCGGACGGTAA
- a CDS encoding ABC transporter ATP-binding protein, which translates to MSAVIQIQDIKKIYRMGDIEVPALNGVSLEIQTGEMVAITGPSGSGKSTLMNIIGCLDTPSSGTYILDGTDVSQMTDDEQALVRNRKIGFVFQQFNLLPRTPALDQVELPMVYAGAPDRKQRALAALESVGLGDRVHHRPNELSGGQQQRVAIARALVNNPSIILADEPTGNLDSRSGVEIMNIFKALNRDQGLTVILVTHDPNIAGHAQRAIRVRDGVLVQ; encoded by the coding sequence ATGAGCGCTGTCATTCAAATTCAAGACATCAAGAAAATTTATCGGATGGGTGACATCGAAGTGCCCGCGCTGAACGGCGTGTCGCTGGAAATCCAAACGGGCGAGATGGTCGCGATTACCGGACCGTCCGGCTCCGGCAAGTCCACGCTAATGAACATTATCGGGTGTCTCGATACGCCGTCGAGCGGCACGTACATTCTCGACGGCACCGACGTATCCCAAATGACGGACGACGAGCAGGCGCTCGTCCGCAATCGGAAAATCGGTTTCGTATTTCAGCAATTCAACTTGTTGCCGCGCACGCCCGCACTCGATCAAGTTGAACTACCGATGGTGTACGCCGGCGCGCCCGATCGCAAACAACGCGCACTCGCCGCGCTCGAATCGGTCGGACTGGGCGACCGCGTACATCACCGCCCGAACGAATTGTCCGGCGGTCAGCAACAACGCGTCGCGATTGCGCGCGCGCTCGTCAACAATCCCAGCATCATTCTCGCGGACGAACCGACCGGCAATCTCGATTCGCGGTCGGGCGTCGAGATTATGAACATCTTCAAGGCGCTCAATCGCGACCAGGGCTTGACCGTGATTCTCGTCACGCACGATCCGAATATCGCCGGGCACGCGCAACGCGCGATTCGGGTGCGCGACGGAGTGCTAGTGCAATAG
- a CDS encoding ABC transporter permease: MNVFESMRIALRSISANKLRAGLTMLGIIIGVMSVIAMLSIGRGTQAAITNQITSIGTNLLYIRPGSTQSGGVRAAEGSAATLTKEDATALEELPYIVGVAPQVESFGQMAYLGNNTNARVLGVTPEYLDAMNTKLANGEFISPGNVTANSAIVVLGAQIATTLFDTADPVGQFVRINGQNFRVVGVMEAKGGTGFMNVDTQAYVPITTAMSRLNRGGQFRGGNTVSVINVKITDIAMQDTVVQEISDVLRERHRIQFQDDFSIQSQQDILNTANQITGTLTIFLGGVAAISLIVGGIGIMNIMLVSVTERTREIGIRKAIGARKIDIMTQFLTEAIILSLSGGLIGVLLGALVARLISGVNMGTTTLNTVVDPDSVLLAVLFSAGVGLFFGSYPANRAASLHPIDALRYE, encoded by the coding sequence ATGAACGTTTTCGAAAGTATGCGGATCGCGCTGCGGAGTATCAGTGCGAATAAATTGCGCGCCGGACTGACGATGCTGGGTATCATCATCGGCGTGATGTCGGTGATCGCGATGTTGTCCATCGGACGCGGCACGCAAGCCGCCATCACGAATCAAATCACGAGCATTGGCACGAACTTGCTCTACATTCGTCCTGGCTCAACGCAGAGCGGCGGCGTGCGCGCCGCCGAAGGTTCGGCGGCAACCTTGACGAAAGAAGACGCGACGGCGTTGGAAGAATTACCGTACATCGTCGGCGTCGCGCCGCAAGTGGAAAGTTTCGGACAGATGGCGTACCTCGGCAACAACACGAACGCGCGCGTGCTTGGCGTGACGCCGGAATATCTCGACGCGATGAACACCAAACTCGCGAACGGCGAATTCATCTCGCCGGGCAATGTCACCGCGAATTCAGCCATCGTCGTGTTGGGCGCGCAGATCGCGACGACGTTGTTCGATACGGCGGATCCCGTGGGACAATTCGTTCGCATCAACGGACAAAACTTTCGCGTGGTCGGCGTGATGGAAGCCAAGGGCGGCACCGGCTTTATGAACGTGGACACCCAGGCGTATGTGCCGATCACCACGGCGATGAGTCGTCTCAATCGCGGCGGACAATTTCGCGGGGGCAACACGGTGTCCGTCATCAATGTCAAGATCACCGATATCGCGATGCAAGATACGGTCGTGCAAGAAATCAGCGACGTGTTGCGCGAACGCCATCGCATTCAGTTCCAGGATGATTTCAGCATTCAAAGCCAGCAAGACATTTTGAACACCGCGAATCAAATAACCGGCACGTTGACGATTTTCCTGGGCGGCGTCGCGGCGATCTCGTTGATCGTCGGCGGCATCGGGATCATGAACATTATGCTCGTCTCGGTGACGGAACGGACGCGCGAGATCGGCATTCGCAAAGCCATCGGCGCGCGCAAGATTGACATTATGACCCAGTTCTTGACCGAGGCGATCATCCTAAGTCTTTCAGGCGGATTGATCGGCGTGCTACTCGGCGCGCTGGTCGCGCGCTTGATTTCGGGTGTGAACATGGGCACGACAACGTTGAACACCGTCGTTGACCCCGATTCCGTTTTGCTCGCGGTCCTGTTCTCCGCCGGGGTCGGGTTGTTCTTCGGCAGTTATCCGGCGAATCGCGCGGCAAGTTTGCATCCGATTGACGCGTTACGCTACGAATAA
- a CDS encoding response regulator transcription factor, producing MTLQILIAEPDKSTRSVLQSSLQTAGFQVIQASDGDAAWELLQTQMPMLMLMSASLPGLTSRDMLMRIRTRHGITPLPIIVLGNEISTEEMVQWFQLGADNYISKPFSMPVLVAQVRSLLRRVKA from the coding sequence ATGACTCTGCAAATCCTAATTGCCGAACCTGACAAAAGCACGCGATCGGTGTTACAATCCAGTTTGCAAACCGCGGGGTTTCAGGTGATTCAGGCATCGGATGGCGATGCGGCTTGGGAATTGTTGCAAACGCAAATGCCGATGCTGATGCTGATGAGCGCGTCTTTGCCGGGACTGACCAGTCGCGATATGTTGATGCGGATCCGAACGCGACACGGAATTACGCCCCTGCCCATCATCGTGCTCGGCAACGAAATCTCCACCGAAGAAATGGTGCAATGGTTTCAACTCGGCGCTGACAACTATATCAGCAAACCTTTTTCGATGCCTGTGCTCGTCGCGCAGGTTCGTTCGCTTTTGCGACGCGTGAAAGCGTAA
- a CDS encoding PD40 domain-containing protein: MKRLRFSRTTFVVFIAMFLVSLIASSVFAGGPTGGSPNDPLMVPTDWQNIPPNTTLWFYFDYASDVTGGRFRPGSRTTVNITVDTQGIEGLQLAIYTPVQGKEWLRDQTIAPVGRGTPYRSTATGDITRDLYWSGAFNTSGRYFAALTNNYPVAIPFRLTVTGDTVTLYPTPLPSPTPTLLITPTPVAVGATQGRIVFQDANGGVIYTVNGDGTNLTIVTRGMEPAWSPDGKQIAFARWDAPYPGIYIANADGSNERLVYGVLRARSPRWSPDGKFIAFTQDKTTSDRNVRWKLGVIELEHTPPGTDQVVSARLSEPQCSALCFVPSWSNNGATLVYDDPQYGIMATNVISGPASIVLGPSGTYFDTGAMMPRPILHLPPIQSAMTSPNGTRILYTLKAHDRWELNMVNADGTNQVALTNPDPIMYAMIGYRFNNVAPIWSPDGKQILFLSDRNGKWEFFLTDPSGSTIRQVLKNVSDLVPIRFDFENERMMDWTK, encoded by the coding sequence ATGAAGCGGTTGCGTTTTAGCCGAACGACGTTCGTAGTTTTCATCGCGATGTTTCTTGTTTCGCTCATCGCGTCGTCCGTATTCGCCGGCGGACCAACCGGTGGTAGTCCGAACGATCCCTTGATGGTGCCGACCGATTGGCAAAACATTCCCCCAAACACGACGCTCTGGTTCTATTTCGATTACGCGAGCGATGTCACGGGCGGGCGCTTTCGTCCGGGCAGTCGCACGACCGTCAACATCACGGTAGACACGCAGGGCATCGAGGGTTTGCAACTCGCGATTTACACGCCGGTGCAAGGAAAGGAATGGTTGCGCGATCAAACGATTGCGCCAGTTGGTCGCGGCACGCCGTATCGCAGCACCGCGACGGGCGACATCACGCGCGATTTGTACTGGTCAGGCGCGTTCAACACGTCGGGCAGATATTTCGCGGCGTTGACGAACAACTATCCGGTCGCGATTCCATTTCGCTTGACGGTGACCGGCGATACCGTGACGCTGTATCCAACTCCGCTGCCATCGCCCACGCCGACGTTGTTGATCACGCCGACGCCGGTTGCGGTCGGCGCGACGCAAGGCAGAATTGTTTTTCAAGACGCGAACGGCGGCGTGATCTACACGGTGAACGGCGATGGTACGAATCTCACGATTGTGACACGTGGCATGGAACCGGCGTGGTCGCCGGACGGCAAACAAATCGCGTTCGCGCGCTGGGATGCGCCGTACCCCGGTATTTACATCGCGAACGCGGACGGCTCGAACGAACGCCTGGTGTATGGCGTTCTGCGCGCGCGTTCGCCGCGTTGGAGTCCCGACGGCAAATTCATCGCGTTCACGCAGGACAAGACGACGAGCGATCGCAATGTGCGATGGAAACTAGGCGTCATCGAACTCGAACATACTCCGCCCGGTACCGATCAGGTAGTATCGGCGCGACTTTCCGAGCCGCAGTGTTCGGCGTTGTGCTTTGTGCCGAGTTGGAGCAACAACGGCGCGACGTTGGTGTACGATGATCCGCAGTATGGCATCATGGCGACCAACGTCATCAGCGGTCCCGCCTCCATCGTGCTCGGTCCGAGCGGCACGTACTTTGACACCGGCGCGATGATGCCGCGCCCGATTCTGCATCTCCCGCCGATCCAATCCGCGATGACGAGTCCCAACGGCACGCGCATTCTCTACACGCTCAAAGCGCACGACCGCTGGGAATTGAACATGGTCAACGCGGATGGCACGAACCAGGTCGCGCTGACCAATCCCGACCCGATCATGTACGCGATGATCGGCTACCGATTCAACAACGTCGCGCCAATCTGGTCGCCCGATGGCAAACAAATCTTGTTCCTGTCGGATCGAAACGGCAAGTGGGAATTTTTCTTGACCGATCCAAGCGGGTCAACGATTCGCCAGGTCTTGAAGAATGTATCCGATCTCGTACCGATCCGATTTGATTTTGAGAACGAGCGAATGATGGACTGGACGAAATAA
- a CDS encoding response regulator: MNEPHVLIVEDEQPIRRFLRATLTNHGYRVSDAATGKDGIALASTQAPDVIILDLGLPDVDGLVVIQQLREWSRTPIIILSARGQENDKIAALDAGADDYLTKPFGVGELIARIRVGLRHFANAHPMDEPVFVVGDLRVDLAQRQVFVGAEQVHLTPTEYKLLTTLARYAGKVVTHRQLLIQVWGAAYASETQILRVHMGQLRHKIENDPARPRYLVTELGVGYRLKVD, from the coding sequence ATGAATGAGCCGCACGTGTTGATCGTCGAAGACGAACAACCGATTCGCCGATTTTTGCGCGCGACGTTGACGAATCACGGCTATCGTGTCAGCGATGCGGCGACCGGCAAAGACGGCATCGCGCTCGCGAGCACGCAAGCGCCCGACGTCATCATTCTCGATCTCGGTCTGCCGGACGTGGACGGCTTGGTCGTCATCCAGCAACTGCGCGAATGGTCGCGCACGCCGATCATCATTCTCTCCGCGCGCGGGCAAGAGAACGACAAGATCGCCGCGCTCGATGCCGGCGCGGACGATTATCTCACCAAGCCGTTCGGCGTTGGCGAATTGATCGCGCGCATTCGCGTGGGTCTGCGTCATTTTGCGAACGCGCATCCGATGGACGAACCCGTGTTCGTCGTGGGCGATCTGCGCGTGGACCTGGCGCAACGCCAAGTCTTCGTCGGCGCGGAGCAAGTGCATCTCACGCCGACGGAGTACAAATTGCTGACGACGCTCGCGCGTTACGCGGGCAAGGTCGTCACGCATCGTCAATTGCTCATCCAAGTATGGGGCGCGGCATACGCGAGCGAAACACAAATTCTCCGCGTGCACATGGGACAACTGCGCCACAAAATCGAAAACGATCCCGCGCGTCCGCGTTATCTCGTCACCGAGCTGGGAGTGGGGTATCGTCTCAAAGTGGATTGA
- a CDS encoding sensor histidine kinase KdpD, whose protein sequence is MQDHPSNPDETPARVHSDDSLKPRGKLKIFLGPVAGVGKTYAMLEAALAQKAQGADVLIGYVETHGRAETETLVAGLEQLPPRVVEYHGARVRGLDLDAALARKPALILVDELAHTNVPGARHAKRWQDVEELLDAGIHVYTTVNVQHLESLNDVVEQITGFVVRETIPDSVLERADEVELIDLAPDDVLQRLREGKVYVPQPAERAGHHFFRKGNLMALRELALRRTADHVDELVQDYMRAHAIDHAWPINERLLVSIGPSPFAIQLLRAASRMAQALRAEWIAVYVETPEHTRLSQAARDLITQNLRLAEDLGALTFTLAGRDTSDELLRFAREHNATKIVVGKPRRARWHSILFSNVVQDLVRKSGDIDVYIITDAGEPVKTHARPRAAPHLAWLPYAGAIVVVSVCTALGALLSHVFGEANIVLLFLLGVVLVAARFGLGPSITASVLSVLAFDFFFINPRLSFAVADVQYLLTFGVMLVVATTISTLTARYQQFAEVAHERERRTAALYELSRDLAGTSSRERLAHIATQHVHRVFNSQVTILLPDHLGALTPTQTSAPAFELDTNEQGVAEWVFTHSQSAGLGTETLPGARALYMPLAASRKTIGVIGVQPADAKRFLAPEQFHLLETFANQTALALERNRLAEQARQAQVQIETERLRNSLLSSVSHDLRTPLAAITGASSTLLEGEMDVDADARRELAQTIYDEAERLNRLIRNLLDMTRIESGAIRVKPEWNSLEEVIGAALARLDSRLRGRTVTTCLPDTLPLVPFDSVLIEQVLINLLENAIKYTPPASPIEINASVVGEHVVVQVADHGPGIAPGDEERIFDKFYRAPGVTNSGGVGLGLTVCRGIVQAHDGKIWVANRAEGGAVFHVQLPREIKPNE, encoded by the coding sequence ATGCAAGACCACCCTTCTAACCCAGATGAAACGCCGGCGCGAGTTCATAGCGACGATTCGCTCAAACCGCGCGGCAAATTGAAGATTTTTTTGGGTCCCGTCGCCGGCGTCGGCAAGACGTACGCGATGCTCGAAGCCGCGCTCGCGCAAAAAGCGCAGGGCGCGGACGTGTTGATCGGGTACGTCGAAACACACGGACGCGCCGAAACCGAAACCCTGGTCGCCGGCTTGGAGCAATTGCCGCCGCGCGTCGTCGAGTATCACGGCGCGCGCGTACGCGGGTTGGATTTGGACGCCGCGCTCGCGCGTAAACCGGCGCTTATCCTCGTGGACGAACTCGCGCACACGAACGTGCCCGGCGCGCGCCACGCGAAACGCTGGCAAGACGTCGAGGAACTGCTCGACGCCGGCATTCACGTGTACACCACCGTCAACGTCCAACACCTCGAAAGTCTCAACGACGTCGTCGAGCAAATCACCGGCTTCGTCGTCCGCGAAACGATTCCCGATTCCGTCCTCGAACGCGCCGATGAAGTCGAACTGATTGACCTCGCGCCGGACGACGTGCTGCAACGCTTGCGCGAAGGCAAGGTGTACGTGCCGCAACCCGCCGAGCGCGCTGGACACCATTTTTTCCGCAAGGGCAATTTGATGGCGTTGCGCGAACTCGCGCTGCGCCGCACCGCCGACCACGTAGACGAGTTGGTGCAAGATTACATGCGCGCGCACGCGATTGATCACGCCTGGCCCATCAACGAACGCTTGCTCGTCAGCATCGGACCTAGCCCGTTCGCGATCCAACTGTTGCGCGCGGCAAGCCGCATGGCGCAAGCGTTGCGCGCGGAATGGATCGCGGTGTATGTCGAAACGCCGGAACATACGCGCCTGTCTCAGGCGGCGCGCGACCTGATCACGCAGAACCTGCGTCTCGCCGAAGACCTGGGCGCGCTCACCTTCACGCTCGCCGGTCGCGACACGAGCGACGAGTTGCTGCGCTTTGCGCGCGAACACAACGCGACGAAAATCGTGGTCGGCAAACCGCGCCGCGCGCGTTGGCATTCGATTTTATTTAGCAACGTCGTACAAGACCTGGTTCGCAAGAGCGGCGACATTGACGTGTACATCATCACCGACGCGGGCGAACCGGTCAAGACGCACGCGCGACCGCGCGCCGCGCCGCACCTCGCGTGGCTGCCGTACGCCGGGGCAATCGTGGTCGTGAGCGTGTGCACCGCGCTGGGCGCATTGCTTTCACACGTTTTCGGCGAAGCGAACATCGTGTTGCTATTTTTACTCGGCGTCGTCCTGGTCGCCGCGCGTTTTGGACTAGGACCCTCGATCACCGCGTCGGTGCTCAGCGTCCTCGCGTTCGATTTCTTTTTTATCAATCCGCGTTTATCGTTCGCCGTTGCCGATGTGCAGTACCTGCTGACGTTTGGCGTGATGCTCGTCGTCGCGACGACGATCAGCACGCTGACCGCGCGGTATCAACAATTCGCCGAGGTCGCGCACGAACGCGAACGCCGCACCGCCGCGCTGTACGAACTCAGTCGCGATCTCGCCGGCACGTCGAGCCGGGAACGGTTGGCGCACATCGCGACGCAACATGTTCACCGCGTCTTTAATAGCCAGGTCACGATTCTGTTGCCCGATCATCTGGGCGCGCTGACGCCTACGCAAACGAGCGCGCCGGCGTTCGAACTGGATACGAACGAACAAGGCGTCGCCGAGTGGGTGTTCACACACAGCCAGTCCGCCGGGCTGGGAACGGAAACCTTGCCCGGCGCGCGCGCGTTGTACATGCCGCTCGCCGCCTCGCGCAAAACGATTGGCGTCATCGGCGTCCAGCCCGCCGACGCGAAACGTTTTCTCGCGCCGGAACAATTTCATTTGCTCGAAACCTTCGCCAACCAAACCGCGCTCGCGCTCGAACGCAATCGGCTGGCGGAACAAGCGCGCCAAGCTCAAGTGCAAATCGAAACCGAACGCCTGAGGAATTCGTTGCTCAGTTCCGTCTCGCACGATTTGCGAACACCGCTCGCCGCGATTACCGGCGCGTCGAGCACGTTGCTCGAAGGCGAGATGGATGTGGACGCGGACGCGCGGCGCGAATTGGCGCAGACGATCTACGACGAAGCGGAACGGTTGAATCGTTTGATTCGCAACCTGCTCGATATGACGCGCATCGAGTCGGGCGCGATTCGGGTCAAGCCCGAATGGAATTCGCTCGAAGAAGTGATCGGCGCGGCGCTCGCGCGTCTGGATAGTCGTTTGCGCGGGCGCACGGTCACCACCTGTTTGCCGGACACGTTGCCGCTCGTGCCCTTCGACAGCGTGCTCATCGAGCAAGTGCTCATCAACTTGCTGGAAAACGCGATCAAGTACACGCCGCCCGCGTCGCCCATCGAAATCAACGCGTCGGTCGTCGGCGAGCACGTCGTCGTCCAGGTTGCCGATCACGGACCGGGCATCGCGCCCGGCGATGAAGAACGCATCTTCGACAAGTTCTATCGCGCGCCCGGCGTGACGAATAGCGGCGGCGTGGGTTTGGGTTTGACGGTGTGTCGCGGCATCGTGCAAGCGCACGACGGAAAAATCTGGGTCGCGAATCGCGCGGAGGGCGGCGCGGTGTTTCACGTTCAACTGCCCCGGGAGATCAAGCCGAATGAATGA